A genomic window from Candidatus Methylacidiphilum fumarolicum includes:
- a CDS encoding ABC transporter ATP-binding protein encodes MKKATQPTTHRLKKLSFIPALFDSFAIYKHTLPYYQPFIPKLLLCAFLIILSVGLNILRPWPVKWLIDDVLLKTINHLPHGYKHNLMTTAFIGCAALFLIYLIHSQLTLLINSLLYRIGLSALLKLRTDTFSILQYLPLRFHESTKSGDIVYRIAYDSQSILTMLIRGFSTIFSSSLLLIGTLFVMLKLNLYLATTALGIAPLLWAIISANTAKIREKSTRVQEQESNLLAETSERISSMRLIQAFSKEEESIASFEKAAWNSLNANFEYLQTSNLSSLLITMTTAFGTALILFIGTNEVWKGRLSIGQLWIFLSYLASLYQPMEQLSYTSWALESATSSMKRIFELFEIPNEVSEPSNGIVLKSPQGKIEFRNVSFEYHPGKPVLKNISFTINPGERVAIVGPTGSGKTTILSLLCRFYDPIEGAITIDGIDLRSLTKKSLRQHISLVLQDTILFNTTVEENIKFGKEGSSHDQIIQAAKEASVDSFITQLPKGYDTIVGEKGALLSGGQRQRIGLARAFLRNSPILLLDEPTSSLDLKTELELMSSLLHLMKNKTTLFVTHRLHIIHSWERILVIVDGKICEEGSGKELLNKKGVFYHLWKAGNFFSPSTDLKPL; translated from the coding sequence ATGAAGAAGGCGACACAACCAACAACGCATCGACTCAAGAAACTTTCTTTTATACCTGCTCTTTTTGATTCCTTTGCCATTTATAAGCATACGTTGCCTTACTATCAACCTTTCATTCCAAAACTCCTTCTCTGCGCATTTTTGATTATTCTTTCTGTGGGGCTGAATATACTAAGACCTTGGCCAGTGAAATGGCTCATTGACGACGTGCTGCTAAAAACCATCAATCACCTCCCCCATGGTTATAAGCACAATCTTATGACCACTGCTTTTATTGGCTGCGCAGCCTTATTTCTAATTTATTTGATCCATAGCCAATTAACCCTTCTAATCAACTCTTTACTCTATCGCATAGGGCTATCGGCCCTTCTGAAATTAAGAACTGATACTTTCTCCATCCTTCAATATCTTCCATTGCGTTTCCACGAATCGACCAAAAGTGGGGACATAGTCTATCGAATTGCCTATGACAGCCAATCAATACTGACCATGTTGATCAGGGGATTTAGCACTATCTTTAGTTCTTCTCTCCTTCTCATCGGTACATTATTTGTGATGCTGAAGCTTAATCTATATCTAGCCACAACAGCCCTGGGCATCGCACCTTTGTTATGGGCAATTATCTCAGCCAATACTGCTAAAATCAGGGAAAAAAGTACCCGAGTCCAAGAACAGGAAAGTAATCTTTTGGCAGAGACCTCAGAAAGAATTTCTTCGATGCGGTTGATTCAAGCTTTCTCTAAAGAAGAAGAATCGATCGCATCTTTTGAAAAAGCCGCTTGGAACAGTCTGAACGCCAACTTTGAATACCTGCAGACTAGCAATCTCTCTTCCCTTCTTATAACAATGACCACAGCCTTCGGAACAGCCCTGATCCTTTTCATAGGGACGAATGAAGTCTGGAAAGGAAGATTATCTATTGGGCAATTATGGATTTTTCTAAGTTATCTGGCTTCCTTATACCAACCGATGGAACAGCTCAGTTACACCTCTTGGGCTTTGGAAAGTGCCACAAGTAGTATGAAAAGAATTTTCGAACTCTTTGAGATTCCTAATGAAGTTTCAGAGCCTTCTAATGGAATCGTTTTGAAGTCCCCACAAGGTAAAATAGAATTTAGAAACGTCTCTTTCGAGTATCATCCAGGAAAGCCTGTTCTCAAAAATATAAGTTTCACTATCAATCCTGGAGAACGCGTTGCTATTGTAGGTCCCACAGGATCCGGAAAAACAACCATTCTTTCCTTACTCTGTAGGTTTTATGATCCTATCGAAGGCGCGATCACTATCGACGGTATCGACCTACGAAGCCTTACCAAAAAATCATTACGCCAACATATTTCTCTAGTCTTACAAGATACCATTCTATTCAATACGACCGTCGAAGAAAACATCAAATTCGGAAAAGAGGGATCGAGTCACGATCAAATCATCCAGGCAGCAAAAGAAGCTTCAGTCGATTCATTCATTACCCAACTGCCTAAGGGATATGATACGATTGTAGGAGAAAAAGGGGCACTTCTCAGTGGGGGACAAAGACAAAGAATAGGTTTAGCCAGAGCTTTTTTAAGAAATTCTCCAATCCTTCTTTTAGACGAACCAACCAGCTCCTTAGATTTAAAAACGGAATTAGAACTTATGTCTTCTTTACTACACCTTATGAAAAATAAGACCACCCTCTTCGTTACCCATAGGCTACACATCATTCATTCTTGGGAACGCATTCTTGTGATAGTGGATGGGAAAATCTGCGAAGAAGGAAGCGGTAAAGAACTATTAAACAAAAAAGGGGTCTTCTATCACCTGTGGAAAGCGGGCAATTTTTTCTCACCTTCTACTGATCTCAAACCTCTTTGA
- the ftsA gene encoding cell division protein FtsA, with translation MFWKKEWPILVGLEIGTSKIACAVAELREGGELYLLGIAESPSLNVRKGEIVDFELAQKSVHDAIVEAETKTNVAIEEVYLAISGAHIRSFNSKVVISLGEEGDRIDQKHLMELRSLVRQQALPTGQILLHDLLKTYSLDDGTLTENPIGLFSKKLTAEYHLISGIATRLQTTVRCVKELSIDIRNYCLSIFATAQAVLTRSQKMHGAIVIDLGAGLTDYIVYHGGIIVHSGVIGVGQDHLTNDLALALRIPFPQAEEIKKHFGSFKLGSESIKKRLTTSNHPLPEERLVSYNAIVKIMRARQEEIFEIIKEDLEMQSFWPHFTGTIYLTGGGSKIDGVEELAQKIFNYPVKLAEPLPFEGDQSYLDRPDLYTVLGLLRYGRIFEMESLKEGPFGKMRSSLLRFLGNIKFLN, from the coding sequence GTTTTGGAAGAAAGAATGGCCAATTCTTGTTGGGCTTGAAATAGGGACAAGCAAAATTGCTTGTGCGGTGGCTGAACTAAGGGAAGGTGGCGAGCTCTACTTATTGGGTATTGCTGAGAGCCCTTCGCTCAATGTTAGAAAGGGGGAAATCGTTGATTTCGAGCTAGCTCAAAAATCGGTACATGATGCTATTGTAGAAGCTGAAACAAAAACCAATGTTGCGATCGAAGAAGTTTATCTTGCCATTAGTGGAGCCCATATCCGATCGTTCAATTCTAAAGTGGTTATTAGCCTTGGAGAAGAAGGAGATCGCATCGATCAAAAGCACTTAATGGAACTCAGGTCTTTGGTCAGACAGCAGGCTTTGCCGACTGGACAAATCCTTTTACATGACTTATTGAAAACCTATTCTTTAGATGATGGAACACTGACGGAAAATCCTATCGGCCTTTTTTCAAAGAAGTTGACGGCGGAGTATCATCTCATTTCAGGCATTGCTACGAGGCTTCAAACGACTGTCCGGTGCGTAAAAGAGCTTTCTATTGATATTCGCAATTACTGTCTGAGTATCTTTGCAACAGCTCAAGCGGTGCTCACACGGAGTCAGAAAATGCATGGAGCGATCGTTATTGACCTAGGAGCAGGGCTAACCGACTATATCGTTTATCATGGAGGCATTATTGTTCACTCTGGAGTGATCGGGGTAGGACAAGATCATTTAACCAATGATTTAGCTCTGGCTTTAAGAATTCCATTTCCTCAAGCAGAAGAAATAAAGAAACATTTTGGTTCTTTTAAGTTAGGCTCTGAATCCATTAAAAAGAGACTGACAACAAGCAATCATCCTCTTCCCGAAGAAAGGTTGGTGTCTTATAACGCAATTGTAAAAATTATGAGAGCCCGGCAAGAAGAAATTTTTGAAATTATTAAAGAGGATTTGGAAATGCAATCTTTTTGGCCTCATTTTACAGGTACCATCTACTTGACTGGTGGAGGGAGCAAGATCGATGGAGTAGAAGAGCTAGCTCAAAAAATCTTTAACTATCCTGTTAAATTGGCTGAACCGCTGCCTTTTGAAGGAGATCAATCCTATCTCGATAGGCCGGATCTGTATACCGTTTTAGGCTTACTCAGATATGGGCGGATATTCGAAATGGAGAGTCTAAAAGAAGGACCGTTTGGAAAAATGCGTTCTTCACTCTTGCGATTTTTAGGAAATATCAAATTTTTAAATTGA
- a CDS encoding FtsZ/tubulin family protein yields the protein MTKNVVVGIGRAGINLLDEWILAEEPSGLLYALDADFSTVEGSLAERRMLLGKEATKGLGTCGDLELALKIFEEEEPRIEQILEDCEHLLVLSGLGGAMGSAGLQFFSKKAAERVKTLSSIAFLPFHSEAFLRRDTARKTVQELLEFPHQFIFFSNEKAKGVFGPADDPFRVYRNLNKKVSSIISCWYRLTQAATEEAPFDSINFPSLLFVEDFYSFSLRGVEKLPDKIQPYLQPARDVDIEQNKKVAWVCFFLSPTKTEEDLRSLFKAEESLFDRFYLSIIREDTGAREEGVVLIGNAAGEKFIETEVEKQLERTDTDLADDKNSTQPADGLQKESISTGIFTKGYKTVHKGVNLDLPAFLRKGISIKI from the coding sequence TTGACGAAAAATGTCGTTGTTGGGATAGGGAGAGCAGGGATTAACTTACTGGACGAATGGATCTTAGCTGAAGAGCCTAGTGGGCTCTTATATGCCTTGGATGCTGATTTTTCGACTGTAGAAGGAAGCCTTGCTGAAAGAAGAATGCTACTTGGCAAAGAGGCGACAAAGGGGTTAGGAACTTGTGGGGATTTGGAATTGGCATTGAAGATTTTTGAGGAAGAAGAACCGAGAATTGAACAGATATTGGAGGACTGTGAGCATTTGTTAGTTTTATCTGGGCTTGGAGGGGCTATGGGCAGCGCAGGGCTCCAATTTTTTTCTAAAAAAGCCGCCGAAAGAGTCAAAACTCTCAGTTCTATAGCTTTTCTTCCGTTTCATTCTGAGGCCTTTTTGCGTCGAGATACTGCAAGAAAAACAGTGCAAGAACTTTTAGAATTTCCTCATCAGTTCATTTTTTTCTCTAACGAAAAAGCAAAGGGAGTTTTTGGTCCAGCAGACGATCCCTTTCGGGTGTATAGAAATCTTAATAAAAAAGTAAGCTCAATCATTTCCTGTTGGTACCGCTTAACCCAAGCGGCTACAGAAGAAGCTCCTTTTGATAGCATCAATTTTCCTTCCCTTCTCTTTGTCGAAGACTTTTATAGTTTTTCCTTACGAGGTGTAGAGAAACTACCGGATAAGATACAACCTTATTTGCAGCCGGCTAGGGATGTCGATATAGAACAGAATAAGAAGGTGGCCTGGGTTTGTTTTTTTCTTTCTCCTACGAAAACTGAGGAAGATCTACGAAGCCTTTTTAAGGCCGAAGAAAGCTTGTTCGACCGTTTCTATTTGAGTATTATTAGAGAAGATACGGGTGCTAGAGAGGAGGGGGTTGTTCTTATTGGTAATGCTGCTGGAGAAAAGTTTATTGAAACCGAGGTAGAAAAACAACTCGAAAGGACCGATACCGACCTTGCCGATGATAAAAACTCTACACAACCTGCCGATGGTCTTCAAAAAGAGAGTATTTCTACTGGTATTTTTACCAAAGGCTATAAAACGGTCCATAAAGGAGTTAATTTGGATCTGCCTGCTTTTTTAAGAAAAGGGATCTCTATTAAAATTTAA
- a CDS encoding substrate-binding domain-containing protein yields the protein MHRKMALKDSLINNPLRLTRIGKGLSQKELASKIGVSRQTIHAMENGRYVPNTAVALRLARVLGKSVEFLFPYSPDFIDADCIVGVDQQNTYAEKSPDRLVVGEVRGKKIAWPSASLELNLGYVEANAFRASSEGNCRQLRLLCPYSEIEKQIFLVGCDPALGMLSSRLARYSDFKLWWFRQPSLKALSSLQLGFAHVGGFHFPKEHPKNNIASGTEALAKTGGLIFAFSKWEEGFVVKPGNPLNIRQVEDLLRKNIRFVNREDGSGTRILLDSLLNKAGIQPHQINGYPIELPTALDVAKAVGYGFADVGLSSRACAEITSLDFVPLYEMEFWLAIPHDLILQPAVEKFLDFLKSGDLKDDLALLPGYSFEALGKIVKEV from the coding sequence ATGCATAGAAAAATGGCTTTAAAAGATTCTCTCATTAATAATCCTCTTCGGTTGACAAGGATTGGCAAAGGCCTATCCCAAAAGGAACTTGCTTCAAAAATTGGAGTAAGTCGCCAAACCATTCATGCGATGGAAAATGGGCGCTATGTACCTAATACGGCCGTTGCTCTTAGGTTGGCTCGAGTTTTAGGGAAAAGTGTCGAGTTTCTTTTTCCTTATAGCCCGGATTTTATAGATGCCGATTGCATTGTTGGGGTCGATCAGCAAAATACGTACGCTGAAAAAAGTCCGGACAGATTGGTTGTGGGAGAGGTGAGAGGAAAGAAGATTGCATGGCCTTCTGCCAGTCTAGAGTTAAATCTTGGGTATGTTGAAGCGAATGCTTTTCGTGCAAGTTCTGAAGGGAATTGTCGACAACTGAGACTTCTTTGCCCATATTCAGAAATAGAAAAACAAATTTTTTTGGTTGGGTGTGATCCCGCTCTTGGAATGCTCTCCAGTCGTCTTGCTAGGTATTCTGACTTTAAGCTATGGTGGTTTAGACAACCAAGTCTTAAAGCTTTAAGTTCTCTGCAATTGGGATTTGCTCATGTTGGTGGTTTCCATTTTCCTAAGGAGCATCCAAAAAACAATATCGCAAGTGGTACCGAAGCATTGGCCAAGACAGGAGGCTTGATTTTTGCTTTTAGTAAGTGGGAAGAAGGGTTCGTGGTTAAACCTGGCAATCCGTTGAACATTCGGCAAGTAGAAGATCTCCTTAGAAAAAATATTCGTTTTGTCAATAGAGAAGATGGCTCTGGAACCAGAATATTGCTTGATAGCTTGCTAAACAAAGCGGGGATCCAACCCCATCAAATTAACGGATATCCTATCGAGCTACCTACTGCTTTGGATGTTGCAAAGGCTGTTGGGTATGGATTTGCCGATGTTGGTTTAAGTTCGAGGGCTTGTGCGGAAATTACTTCCTTGGATTTTGTTCCTCTCTATGAGATGGAATTTTGGTTAGCTATACCTCATGACTTAATTTTGCAGCCTGCGGTAGAAAAATTTCTGGATTTTCTCAAATCTGGGGATCTTAAAGATGATTTAGCCTTGTTACCTGGTTATAGTTTTGAGGCTTTAGGGAAAATAGTCAAAGAGGTTTGA